The following are encoded together in the Proteiniphilum saccharofermentans genome:
- the gltA gene encoding NADPH-dependent glutamate synthase, translating into MSEYLKAERAQEWREALRKSIKNKDRIAIPRVKMPEVDPAVRSRTYDEVNLGLTPELAANESHRCLDCVDPTCITGCPVEINIPKFIKNIERGEFLEAAKTLKETSALPAVCGRVCPQERQCESQCFYTLKLKKEPVAIGHLERFAADYERMSGNISIPETAPTNGIKIAVVGSGPAGLAFAGDMVKLGYDVTVFEALHELGGVLRYGIPEFRLPNEIVDIEIDGLKKMGVKFVTNCIVGKTISQEDLKAEGFKGIFVGSGAGLPNFMNIPGENLIGIMSCNEYLTRVNLMQAADPDSDTPVYKGKKVAVVGGGNTAMDAVRTARRLGAERAMIVYRRSEEEMPARVEEIKHAKEEGIEFYTLHNPIRYEGDEQGHVQRMLLQRMELGAPDQSGRRRPVAIEGDTTWLEVDEVIVSVGVSPNPLIPQSFDGMEVTSWGTIVVNSDTMQTADEMIFAGGDIVRGGATVILAMGDGRKAAKAMHQYLKGDQVEK; encoded by the coding sequence ATGAGTGAATATCTGAAAGCCGAACGGGCACAGGAGTGGCGGGAGGCATTGCGCAAATCGATAAAAAACAAAGATCGTATTGCCATACCACGGGTAAAGATGCCTGAAGTAGATCCTGCCGTGCGTAGTCGTACATACGACGAAGTAAACCTCGGGTTGACGCCAGAGTTGGCCGCCAATGAATCACATCGTTGCCTCGACTGCGTGGATCCTACCTGCATCACCGGTTGTCCCGTAGAGATCAATATCCCCAAGTTCATCAAGAATATCGAGCGGGGTGAATTCTTAGAGGCAGCCAAAACATTGAAGGAAACCAGTGCCCTGCCGGCAGTCTGTGGCCGTGTATGCCCACAGGAGCGGCAGTGCGAAAGCCAGTGTTTCTATACGTTGAAGCTGAAGAAAGAACCCGTAGCCATAGGCCATCTGGAACGATTTGCAGCCGATTACGAACGTATGAGCGGTAATATCTCCATACCGGAGACTGCTCCAACTAACGGCATCAAGATCGCCGTAGTGGGATCCGGCCCTGCAGGATTAGCTTTTGCAGGTGACATGGTGAAGCTGGGATACGACGTCACCGTATTTGAAGCCCTCCATGAGCTAGGAGGTGTACTTCGTTACGGCATTCCCGAGTTTCGTCTGCCTAATGAGATAGTGGATATCGAAATCGATGGCCTGAAAAAGATGGGGGTGAAGTTCGTAACCAACTGTATTGTAGGCAAAACTATCTCGCAAGAAGATCTCAAAGCCGAAGGGTTCAAAGGTATTTTCGTAGGTAGCGGTGCCGGGTTGCCCAACTTTATGAATATTCCCGGTGAAAACCTGATTGGTATTATGTCCTGCAATGAGTATCTTACCCGTGTAAATCTTATGCAGGCAGCCGATCCCGATAGCGATACCCCGGTATATAAGGGAAAAAAAGTAGCAGTAGTCGGTGGCGGCAATACCGCCATGGATGCCGTCCGTACTGCACGACGACTTGGAGCTGAGAGAGCAATGATTGTCTATCGTCGCTCCGAAGAAGAGATGCCTGCCCGTGTGGAAGAGATCAAGCATGCCAAAGAGGAAGGAATTGAATTCTATACATTACATAACCCTATTCGTTACGAGGGGGATGAACAGGGACACGTACAGAGGATGTTGTTACAACGGATGGAATTAGGTGCGCCCGACCAGTCCGGACGCCGCCGTCCCGTAGCGATTGAAGGTGACACCACCTGGCTGGAAGTTGATGAGGTGATTGTGAGTGTGGGGGTTTCTCCCAATCCTTTGATCCCGCAAAGCTTCGATGGGATGGAAGTCACTTCCTGGGGCACCATCGTTGTCAACAGCGACACAATGCAGACTGCCGACGAGATGATCTTTGCCGGCGGTGACATCGTGCGCGGAGGAGCGACTGTTATTCTCGCCATGGGTGACGGGAGAAAGGCTGCCAAGGCAATGCATCAATACTTGAAAGGTGACCAGGTGGAAAAGTGA
- the pdxB gene encoding 4-phosphoerythronate dehydrogenase PdxB — protein sequence MKILADAHIPYLKGVAEQFGEVEYLPGNQFTREAIKEKDALIVRTVTHFGEEILTGTNVKLICSATIGFDHIDTAWCDAHGVAWRTAPGCNAASVEQYVTASLLYLADKYQLDLTKKTIGIVGVGNVGSKVDAACNKLGMRVLLNDPPREENEGPGLFTDIETIQREADFITFHTPLTKTGKHKTFHLADDRFLSSATKRPFIINAARGGVADNQALKRAIHNGNIAGVVIDCWENEPEIDRELLQLADIATPHIAGYSADGKWTATKMSLENLNKFFNLSAENIHYQEIPSPLNPIINLQGIDSGHQLQHAVWHTYNPMKETTALKSSPEKFYWFRSNYPLRREYRAYTVFHADDKILQILLSLGFNEK from the coding sequence ATGAAAATACTTGCGGATGCACATATACCCTACTTGAAAGGGGTTGCCGAACAGTTCGGCGAAGTGGAATACCTTCCGGGAAATCAATTCACCCGGGAGGCTATAAAGGAAAAAGATGCGCTTATTGTGCGTACTGTCACCCATTTCGGAGAAGAGATCCTTACGGGAACCAATGTAAAGCTGATCTGTTCTGCCACTATCGGCTTTGACCATATCGACACGGCATGGTGTGACGCCCACGGAGTTGCCTGGCGTACCGCACCCGGCTGTAACGCTGCTTCGGTTGAGCAATATGTGACCGCTTCCCTGTTATATCTGGCCGATAAATATCAATTGGATCTGACAAAAAAAACTATTGGAATAGTAGGTGTAGGGAATGTAGGAAGCAAGGTCGATGCTGCCTGCAATAAACTCGGGATGCGGGTGTTGCTGAACGACCCACCACGTGAAGAGAATGAAGGTCCGGGGCTTTTCACGGATATAGAAACCATCCAACGGGAAGCAGATTTCATTACCTTCCACACGCCATTGACAAAGACCGGAAAACATAAAACCTTTCATTTGGCAGATGACCGTTTCCTGTCATCAGCCACAAAAAGACCTTTTATTATCAATGCAGCCCGGGGAGGGGTAGCAGATAATCAGGCCCTAAAGAGAGCAATTCATAATGGAAATATTGCCGGAGTGGTAATCGACTGTTGGGAAAATGAGCCGGAGATAGACAGGGAATTACTTCAACTGGCAGATATCGCTACACCTCATATTGCAGGTTATAGTGCCGACGGCAAGTGGACAGCCACAAAGATGAGCCTTGAAAATCTCAATAAATTCTTCAACTTAAGCGCAGAAAATATACACTATCAGGAGATACCATCTCCCTTAAACCCTATCATCAACCTGCAGGGCATTGATTCAGGGCATCAGCTCCAACATGCGGTTTGGCATACTTATAATCCGATGAAAGAAACAACCGCACTGAAATCCTCTCCCGAGAAATTTTACTGGTTTCGCTCCAATTATCCTTTACGGAGGGAATATCGAGCATACACGGTTTTTCATGCAGATGATAAGATTTTACAAATTCTACTCAGTCTGGGATTCAACGAGAAGTAA
- a CDS encoding tetratricopeptide repeat protein, with translation MIDLFFIENQNDSLLHLEDQDLEYLSENIRHVSDIFKAGALSESGRADSAEIILQGIRPEELQGRDLYYYNGIMALTQFRLNQLQESFQTASAFVGSKVYDIRCHALIERVMARIMYYYENYEHAIGLLHQSEEHYREAGLEKSAAVNQKFLASFYAELGSFDEATKKIKEAETTLKKYDDNEELYYLYIVGIKTYLNLQQTDSAQYYAKLAMETADFTHDQQKQASIYNYLGTIESLQENYLMAIRSFEKVIRIDDNFFGSERQKSIALIGLASVYNKLNRYEEAKKYAMQAIETIKDDRWENLQHDAYSELSTAFLPTDQVKAQVFLDSAQVSGNKYHQLSAKGIVDFTEKQIELDKAAREINQLQRVKRKNRIIFHTALVFLIVVNITFILISNMRKRVKNKKPHYSLESKESFLFNDFKAWLEDGKRYLQPDLDLSRVASEMGTNRSYLSKAINSQGLRFTEIINKYRIQEAISIFENKNDHRNNHPINELALSVGFNTKSVFFNSFRKETGMTPRQFKEKIQHTKIPDNENIQKDESETT, from the coding sequence ATGATAGACCTTTTTTTCATCGAGAATCAGAATGACAGCCTGTTACACTTAGAAGACCAGGATCTGGAATACCTGTCGGAAAATATCCGGCATGTGAGCGATATTTTCAAAGCTGGAGCACTCAGTGAATCCGGAAGAGCCGACAGCGCCGAAATTATATTGCAGGGTATCCGCCCTGAAGAGTTACAGGGCCGTGACCTCTACTACTATAATGGTATCATGGCATTAACCCAATTCCGCCTGAATCAGCTTCAGGAATCTTTTCAGACAGCCTCTGCATTTGTGGGAAGTAAAGTGTACGATATAAGATGCCATGCCCTGATTGAACGTGTGATGGCAAGGATCATGTACTATTACGAAAATTATGAGCATGCCATCGGTTTACTTCACCAATCGGAAGAACATTACCGTGAGGCCGGATTAGAGAAGAGTGCGGCTGTGAACCAAAAGTTCCTGGCAAGCTTTTATGCAGAATTGGGCTCATTCGATGAAGCCACAAAAAAAATCAAAGAGGCAGAAACAACGTTGAAGAAGTACGATGATAACGAAGAGCTCTACTACCTCTATATTGTGGGGATTAAAACCTATCTGAATCTACAGCAGACAGACAGTGCGCAATACTACGCAAAACTGGCCATGGAGACCGCAGACTTTACCCATGACCAGCAAAAGCAGGCCTCCATCTATAATTATTTGGGAACGATTGAGAGTTTGCAGGAAAATTATCTTATGGCCATCAGATCATTTGAAAAAGTGATCCGGATAGATGATAATTTCTTCGGATCCGAAAGACAAAAATCGATAGCCCTCATTGGCCTGGCTTCTGTTTACAATAAGCTCAACAGGTACGAAGAAGCAAAAAAATATGCCATGCAGGCAATTGAGACCATCAAAGATGACAGATGGGAAAATTTACAGCATGATGCCTACAGCGAATTATCGACTGCTTTTCTGCCAACCGATCAGGTGAAAGCGCAGGTTTTTCTTGATTCAGCCCAAGTCAGCGGGAATAAATACCACCAATTATCGGCAAAAGGAATTGTAGACTTCACGGAAAAACAAATAGAACTGGACAAGGCCGCCCGTGAAATAAATCAACTGCAGAGGGTCAAAAGAAAAAACCGGATCATATTTCATACTGCTCTTGTCTTCCTGATAGTAGTCAATATCACATTTATCCTGATCAGCAATATGAGAAAAAGGGTAAAAAACAAAAAACCGCACTACTCCCTCGAATCAAAAGAGTCTTTCCTCTTCAATGATTTTAAAGCCTGGTTAGAAGACGGTAAAAGATATCTGCAACCCGATCTCGATTTAAGCAGGGTTGCTTCGGAGATGGGTACGAACCGCAGCTATCTCTCTAAAGCTATCAACTCACAAGGTTTAAGATTCACGGAAATTATCAACAAGTATCGGATTCAAGAAGCAATAAGTATTTTCGAAAATAAAAATGACCATAGGAATAATCATCCCATAAACGAATTAGCGCTCTCAGTTGGTTTTAATACTAAATCCGTATTTTTTAATTCCTTTCGGAAGGAAACAGGAATGACACCCCGTCAATTCAAAGAAAAAATCCAGCACACAAAGATCCCCGATAATGAAAATATCCAAAAAGATGAATCAGAGACGACATAA
- a CDS encoding helix-turn-helix domain-containing protein produces the protein MVPVLREEEEKPIKSSEITFSQIGKAVGKWEQQKLFTNPKITITKVAAQVSTNRSYLSQYINRSKQKTFNEWINELRIEEAKKLMANNKNMTIEEVSEKVGYTDKSYFSKCFARYIGITASQWKEKHL, from the coding sequence ATGGTACCAGTACTGAGGGAAGAGGAGGAAAAACCGATAAAGTCATCTGAGATCACATTCTCCCAGATAGGAAAAGCAGTAGGAAAATGGGAACAACAAAAGCTATTCACAAATCCGAAAATTACCATTACTAAGGTAGCGGCACAGGTCTCCACCAACAGGTCATATCTGTCGCAATACATCAACAGGTCAAAACAAAAAACTTTCAATGAATGGATCAACGAGTTACGTATTGAGGAGGCAAAAAAATTGATGGCAAACAATAAAAATATGACTATTGAAGAGGTAAGCGAAAAGGTGGGGTATACTGACAAAAGTTATTTTAGTAAATGCTTTGCAAGATATATAGGAATAACAGCTTCACAATGGAAAGAAAAACACCTGTGA
- a CDS encoding hybrid sensor histidine kinase/response regulator transcription factor produces the protein MGSTPDNSFVDKNHNSIDSLLNRISNDTIALFNYLSLAQSSRDCYAEMKTYRQLGLYYLNSYTYLKAIQYHIYYLNTAEEYSDPIREIEALNTLAYDYKAICMLGESSEYYFKALSLLNKLPKNNNKEILSEKAKTLNGLGNIYLRINQPDDALLFLQKSLQIERQNNSILGQAKNLADIGSSFESWMEYDSAYQYFDRALKLYIETNSVSGMSSCFERIGNLYMLQGKYESASVYIESAYNSLRHTSDKLNWLNSCISFGNICIRKGDYLKAETFLHKGLKISDELKLPNYLEKASMLLSELYKQQGNNAAALEAYEKGVSYAKAFRSGRDINRIMTHRLAYEKKSNETEEILLATQLENIGRNKTKATHRTLSIFIALTGFIIILVQLFQIKKQKVEAYPCQEKIKSDFYANIAHKLKTPVTIITGLTQRLINNLDTNDLHKNSINLDILVRQSQDLLSLIDSMLPETNMQKRIKSDITTCENGYSLTTHNTITYSKEPENNIEKCCISKENPTVLIVENDKDMTSYLFSILQENYCIVTVDNGRGAAQKAAETMPNIIISNITMPGMNGYDLCREIKNSDTIAHIPVILLSACDSKEDRIKGFRCGADAFLSKPVFEEELLAVINQLLDARKLMWSKYALTAINTGKGIEHNIVKKNTAVEFLKQITNLIYKEIDNTQNIIEIISDKICLSSSQLNRKIKAATGMTTSNYILKVRLNKAAQLLSRSQKPIGEIAMNCGFNDFAYFSRSFKKEFGMTPTSFQRLPHSIN, from the coding sequence ATGGGATCAACCCCAGATAACTCTTTCGTAGATAAAAATCATAATTCGATAGACTCATTACTAAACAGGATTTCAAACGATACCATTGCCCTTTTTAATTACCTTTCGTTAGCACAGTCCTCCCGGGACTGTTATGCCGAGATGAAAACCTATCGTCAACTGGGCTTATATTATCTGAATAGCTATACTTATTTAAAAGCGATACAATACCATATATATTACTTGAACACGGCAGAAGAGTACAGCGACCCAATCCGGGAAATAGAGGCGCTAAACACACTGGCTTATGATTATAAAGCTATTTGCATGTTGGGTGAATCGTCTGAATATTATTTTAAGGCGCTATCGCTACTAAATAAATTACCAAAAAACAACAATAAAGAAATTCTATCGGAAAAAGCAAAAACACTAAACGGATTGGGAAATATTTATTTAAGAATCAATCAACCGGATGATGCCTTATTGTTTTTACAAAAATCGCTACAAATAGAGAGACAAAACAATAGCATTTTGGGACAAGCAAAGAATCTGGCAGACATCGGCTCATCTTTCGAAAGCTGGATGGAGTATGATTCAGCATACCAATATTTCGACCGGGCGCTGAAACTGTATATTGAAACCAATTCCGTATCGGGGATGTCTTCCTGCTTTGAACGTATCGGTAACCTGTATATGCTGCAAGGTAAATACGAAAGTGCTTCGGTATATATCGAAAGCGCATATAATTCTCTCCGACACACATCGGACAAATTAAACTGGCTGAACAGTTGCATTTCATTCGGAAATATTTGCATCCGAAAAGGAGACTACCTGAAAGCCGAAACCTTTCTACATAAAGGATTAAAAATATCGGATGAACTTAAATTACCTAATTATCTGGAAAAAGCCTCCATGCTCCTATCAGAATTATACAAGCAACAGGGTAATAACGCTGCAGCCCTCGAAGCTTACGAGAAGGGCGTTTCCTATGCAAAAGCATTCCGAAGTGGACGGGACATCAACCGGATCATGACACACAGACTGGCTTATGAAAAAAAATCAAATGAGACAGAGGAAATATTATTGGCAACACAACTTGAAAATATTGGGAGAAATAAAACAAAAGCTACACACCGTACTCTATCGATTTTTATTGCTTTAACCGGTTTCATCATCATTCTAGTCCAATTGTTCCAAATAAAGAAACAAAAGGTTGAGGCTTATCCTTGCCAGGAAAAGATAAAATCGGATTTTTACGCTAATATTGCACACAAGTTAAAAACACCTGTCACCATTATTACCGGATTAACCCAGAGACTTATAAATAATCTGGATACAAATGATCTTCACAAAAATTCAATAAACCTGGATATACTCGTCCGTCAGTCACAGGATCTCCTTTCATTGATAGACAGCATGTTACCTGAAACAAACATGCAGAAACGGATAAAATCCGACATAACAACATGCGAAAACGGATATTCTCTAACCACACACAATACCATTACTTACAGTAAGGAACCCGAAAATAATATTGAAAAGTGCTGCATTTCAAAAGAAAACCCGACGGTACTCATAGTGGAAAATGACAAAGATATGACTTCTTACCTCTTTTCTATCCTGCAGGAAAACTACTGTATCGTTACAGTAGACAACGGAAGGGGAGCCGCTCAAAAAGCAGCTGAAACCATGCCCAATATTATTATTTCAAACATCACGATGCCCGGTATGAACGGCTATGATTTATGTAGAGAGATTAAAAATTCGGATACCATCGCACACATACCGGTTATCCTACTCTCTGCTTGCGATTCTAAAGAAGATCGTATAAAAGGATTCCGGTGCGGAGCTGATGCATTTCTGTCCAAGCCGGTCTTTGAAGAGGAGTTGTTGGCGGTGATCAATCAACTACTGGATGCACGGAAGTTGATGTGGAGTAAATACGCGCTCACCGCGATAAACACAGGAAAAGGCATAGAACACAACATCGTAAAAAAGAATACTGCTGTAGAGTTCCTCAAACAAATTACCAACTTGATCTATAAAGAAATTGACAATACGCAAAATATCATTGAAATAATATCCGATAAAATCTGCCTGAGCTCTTCTCAATTGAACCGTAAGATAAAAGCGGCTACCGGGATGACAACCTCCAACTACATTTTGAAAGTAAGATTGAATAAAGCCGCACAACTCCTCTCCAGATCCCAGAAACCAATTGGTGAAATTGCCATGAACTGCGGTTTTAATGATTTCGCTTACTTCTCCCGATCGTTCAAAAAAGAGTTTGGAATGACGCCCACCTCTTTCCAACGTCTTCCCCACTCTATAAATTAG
- a CDS encoding DUF3575 domain-containing protein, which produces MKKFFQPELHYWTCESFNGHFFGLHALAGEYNID; this is translated from the coding sequence ATGAAGAAATTCTTTCAACCCGAACTTCACTACTGGACGTGTGAATCGTTCAACGGCCACTTCTTCGGACTTCATGCGTTAGCAGGTGAATACAACATCGACTGA
- a CDS encoding S8 family peptidase: MQPPKLGRQTFLKDNIAPAASNTPRYTGRYFLILDKNSNEVLETIRLLEKRWGLSVATTADFITMPPNENLLKDADALVFNELGIALVGVEEDKVVQMKLSGSGFMVVPEKVVYIPDEVSADNDINNGATWGIDITKVLHSPYTGAAVKVAVLDTGFDTTHPDFKEREITTTSFVPDEPVDDLHGHGTHCIGTACGSVNEQGTRYGVASDAHIYVGKVLSNQGSGAQSWILNGMAWAANNGCKVLSMSLGSPVSEGESYDIAYERAAQFALSKGALIMAAAGNDSQRSKGLFSPVSSPADCPSILAVAAVDSELQVGDFSNRAINPSGLVDIAAPGVNVYSSWSMPARYRTISGTSMATPYVAGIAALFFEKYPDATPAMIEEELRKNARALPLPPEDVGVGLSIAPK, from the coding sequence ATGCAACCACCCAAACTCGGAAGACAAACCTTCCTGAAAGACAATATTGCCCCGGCCGCGTCCAATACCCCCCGTTATACCGGCCGCTATTTCCTGATCCTCGATAAAAACAGTAATGAGGTACTGGAAACCATTCGTCTGCTTGAAAAAAGATGGGGATTATCCGTAGCCACCACTGCCGATTTTATTACCATGCCGCCGAATGAAAATCTATTAAAAGATGCCGATGCCCTCGTATTCAATGAGCTGGGCATTGCGCTGGTCGGTGTGGAAGAAGATAAGGTAGTCCAGATGAAATTATCGGGAAGTGGTTTTATGGTTGTACCAGAGAAAGTGGTATATATTCCGGATGAAGTATCTGCAGATAACGATATCAATAACGGGGCAACCTGGGGAATAGACATTACCAAAGTGCTCCATTCGCCATACACAGGCGCAGCAGTCAAGGTAGCGGTATTGGATACCGGATTCGACACCACTCATCCCGATTTTAAAGAACGGGAGATCACAACCACTTCGTTTGTTCCCGATGAGCCGGTCGATGATCTCCACGGACATGGTACCCATTGCATCGGTACGGCATGCGGATCGGTCAATGAACAAGGAACACGTTACGGAGTGGCGAGCGATGCACATATCTATGTGGGAAAAGTTCTAAGCAACCAGGGGAGCGGCGCCCAGTCGTGGATACTGAACGGCATGGCCTGGGCAGCCAATAATGGTTGCAAGGTATTATCCATGTCCCTCGGCTCCCCCGTATCGGAAGGCGAGAGTTACGATATAGCCTATGAACGGGCTGCCCAGTTCGCTCTATCTAAAGGAGCGCTCATTATGGCTGCAGCGGGTAACGACAGTCAACGGTCAAAAGGTCTATTCAGTCCAGTGTCAAGCCCTGCCGATTGTCCGTCTATCCTTGCCGTAGCCGCAGTAGACTCGGAACTCCAGGTCGGTGATTTCTCAAATCGCGCTATTAACCCTTCGGGGTTGGTCGATATTGCTGCACCGGGAGTCAATGTCTACTCTTCCTGGTCCATGCCTGCAAGATATCGTACCATCTCAGGCACCAGTATGGCTACTCCTTATGTAGCCGGAATTGCAGCCCTCTTCTTCGAGAAATATCCGGATGCAACTCCTGCGATGATTGAAGAAGAATTGAGGAAAAATGCCCGAGCACTCCCTTTACCGCCCGAAGATGTGGGTGTAGGACTCTCCATAGCCCCTAAATAA
- the ahcY gene encoding adenosylhomocysteinase has product MDMNFSPDLPYKVADISLADFGRKEIEIAEHEMPGLMAIRKKYASEKPLKGARVMGSLHMTIQTAVLIETLVELGADVRWASCNIFSTQDHAAAAIAAAGIPVFAWKGETLEEYWWCTEMALRFPEGRGPNLIVDDGGDASLLVHMGYQAENDSSVIDRKGANREEQAILDTLHRILKEDGQRWHKTIAGMKGISEETTTGVHRLYQMMERGELLVPAINVNDSVTKSKFDNLYGCRESLADGIKRATDVMIAGKVVVVLGYGDVGKGCAHSMRSYGARVIVTEIDPICALQAAMEGFEVTTMEEAVKEGNIFVTTTGNRDVVTIEHMQQMKDQAIVCNIGHFDNEIQVDRLVNFPGIEHLNIKPQVDKYTFPGGNSIFLLAEGRLVNLGCATGHPSFVMSNSFTNQTLAQIDLWKNNYEVGVYRLPKHLDEEVARLHLDRIGVKLTTLTQKQADYIGVPVEGPFKPEHYRY; this is encoded by the coding sequence ATGGATATGAATTTCTCACCGGATCTTCCATATAAGGTAGCAGATATTTCGCTGGCCGATTTTGGAAGGAAAGAAATAGAGATAGCCGAGCATGAAATGCCCGGTTTAATGGCGATACGGAAGAAATATGCTTCCGAGAAACCATTGAAAGGTGCACGTGTAATGGGGTCGTTGCATATGACCATCCAGACGGCCGTATTGATAGAGACGCTGGTGGAACTAGGTGCAGATGTACGTTGGGCCAGTTGTAATATTTTTTCCACACAGGATCATGCTGCTGCGGCCATTGCTGCTGCAGGTATTCCCGTATTTGCATGGAAAGGAGAGACGTTGGAAGAGTACTGGTGGTGTACCGAGATGGCCTTGCGTTTTCCCGAAGGGAGAGGTCCCAATCTGATCGTCGATGATGGTGGTGATGCATCGTTACTGGTACATATGGGATATCAGGCTGAAAACGATTCGTCTGTTATCGACAGAAAGGGGGCTAATCGTGAAGAACAGGCTATCCTTGATACATTGCACCGTATATTGAAAGAAGACGGCCAGCGTTGGCATAAAACAATCGCCGGGATGAAAGGAATCTCTGAAGAGACTACCACAGGTGTGCATCGTTTGTATCAGATGATGGAGAGAGGCGAATTATTGGTGCCTGCTATCAACGTGAACGACTCGGTAACCAAATCGAAGTTTGATAACCTCTATGGTTGTCGGGAATCATTGGCAGACGGTATTAAACGTGCTACTGACGTGATGATTGCTGGCAAGGTGGTAGTCGTATTGGGATATGGTGATGTTGGTAAGGGTTGTGCCCATTCGATGCGTAGTTACGGAGCACGAGTGATCGTTACCGAGATCGATCCTATTTGTGCGTTACAGGCAGCCATGGAAGGATTTGAGGTTACCACAATGGAGGAAGCAGTAAAAGAAGGCAATATCTTTGTAACGACTACCGGAAACCGTGATGTGGTCACCATCGAACATATGCAACAGATGAAAGACCAGGCGATCGTGTGCAATATCGGCCATTTCGACAATGAAATACAGGTTGACCGCCTGGTGAATTTCCCCGGAATTGAGCACCTGAATATCAAGCCGCAGGTAGATAAGTACACTTTCCCTGGAGGTAATTCGATATTTTTGCTGGCTGAAGGCCGTCTGGTGAATCTGGGCTGTGCTACCGGTCACCCCTCATTCGTGATGAGTAATTCGTTCACTAATCAAACGCTGGCGCAGATCGACCTCTGGAAGAATAATTATGAGGTAGGTGTCTACCGTTTACCAAAACATCTGGATGAAGAAGTGGCCAGGCTGCATCTTGATAGGATTGGTGTCAAACTGACGACCCTTACGCAGAAACAGGCTGATTATATCGGTGTGCCGGTAGAAGGGCCGTTTAAACCGGAACACTATCGGTATTGA
- a CDS encoding bifunctional methionine sulfoxide reductase B/A protein has translation MRRTYLLFLFTLILVTACGQGKQKESAITKNKNEIMDYNTLTHEEERVIIHKGTERPFTGEYLNNKVAGTYYCKRCDAPLYHSEDKFESDCGWPSFDDEIEGAVKRIRDADGRRTEIICNSCGAHLGHVFLGEGFTPRQTRHCVNSISLKFVPAQKEGLTTAYFASGCFWGTEYFFMKAAGVKQTAVGFMGGHVENPTYQQVCQKNTGHLETTEVIFDPAETSYEEMVKLFFETHDFTQTNGQGPDIGPQYLSCIFYSDPGEKEIAQKYIDILTEKGYRVATMLKPASTFWRAEDYHQQYYEYKGTLPYCHKYTKIF, from the coding sequence ATGAGGAGAACATACCTGCTGTTTCTGTTTACCCTCATTCTTGTCACTGCATGCGGACAGGGTAAACAAAAAGAATCGGCTATTACAAAAAACAAAAATGAGATTATGGACTATAATACACTGACTCACGAAGAAGAGAGAGTGATCATCCACAAGGGTACGGAACGTCCTTTTACGGGTGAATATTTGAATAATAAAGTGGCAGGGACATATTATTGTAAGCGATGTGACGCCCCACTCTACCATTCGGAAGATAAATTCGAGTCGGATTGCGGATGGCCTTCTTTCGATGATGAGATAGAGGGTGCTGTAAAACGTATACGCGATGCCGACGGACGCCGCACAGAGATTATCTGTAACAGTTGTGGAGCACACCTGGGACACGTCTTCCTGGGTGAAGGATTCACTCCCAGGCAGACACGCCACTGTGTGAACTCCATCTCGCTGAAATTTGTCCCTGCGCAAAAGGAAGGCCTCACTACTGCTTATTTCGCCTCGGGATGCTTCTGGGGAACGGAATATTTTTTTATGAAAGCGGCGGGAGTGAAGCAGACGGCTGTAGGATTTATGGGTGGTCATGTGGAAAACCCCACTTATCAGCAGGTGTGTCAGAAGAATACCGGGCATCTGGAGACGACTGAAGTGATTTTCGATCCTGCTGAGACGTCCTATGAAGAGATGGTGAAGCTCTTTTTTGAAACACATGACTTCACGCAGACCAACGGACAGGGACCGGACATAGGACCACAATATCTCTCATGCATTTTCTATTCAGATCCCGGCGAAAAAGAGATCGCGCAAAAGTATATTGATATATTGACAGAGAAGGGATACCGGGTGGCCACCATGCTGAAACCGGCTTCCACTTTCTGGAGAGCCGAGGACTACCATCAACAGTATTACGAATACAAAGGTACCCTGCCCTACTGTCATAAGTATACTAAAATCTTCTGA